The sequence TCTGCCTCTACTGTTTTTATTGGTTATAAAAAGTAATTTTTTAACTTATCTCTCTCATTTTGTTGACAATTGCTGGGATTTTTGTATTGCTCCTTTTCCTAAAACTGTCAAGCAAACGCCCAACATCAATTGTATCTCACATCCTGGGATCAGTACTGCTACCAACATCCCCATATCGAAATTCAATGTGATTTTCAATGAATACCAAATTAAAAATCTCCTATTCTGGCATCTTTAAAAGATCAAAGGAACAGATTATAAAAAACAATTTTTTCCATACAAAGCAATCGTTTGGAATAGTAACTAGGCTATCCGAGTATTTTCTCATCCTATTTGCCCTCATGATGCTGATCCAGGGAGTTCATGCAGGACATATATCTGGAACAATATCTGGGGAGCCTGTTCTTTTCACAAGCTCGGAAAATCAGCTAATTCCTGATAATAAGGAAAGAAACGAAAGCATCACAGTCCAAATGGCAGCGCTTCCTCTCTCATTCATTCCGAACGATGGGCAGACTGACCCGAATGTATGGTTTATGGTCAGAGGTTCCGGGACATCGTTCTCATTTACCAATACAAGTATGCTCTTTTCAATGGAAAAATCCCCAGACGCGACTAATGAAACATTTGTTGTGATAACTCAGACCTTTATCGGTGCAAATGAATCTACCCACATCACAGGTGAAGATGTCCTGCCAGGAACAGCAAATTTTTTTATTGGGAATGACCCTGATGCCTGGCGGTCGAATCTCTCAACGTACGGGGCAGTACGGTACCATGATCTTTATCCTGGTATTGATCTCCTCTACTGTGGAAACGGTTCGGTTCTTAAACGTGAGTTCATCGTTGCATCAGGTGTTGATCCGGCACTCATCCAGATGGAATACCATGGTGCTGATTCCATTTCAATTGATCAAAATGGAAATCTGAATATTACAACCGGGCAGGGTTCTATGACCGAATCGCAGCCGGTGTGTTTTCAGGAGATTGATGGGAACAGGGTAGATGTCGAGGCCAGATATGTCCTCTTGGATGATAAAAAGTTGACCATTGAGATTGATACGTATAATCCTGAATATGAGTTAGTGATCGATCCAGACTTGATATATTCTACGTATCTGGGCAGAGTTTATAATGAAAATGGGTATGGAATCACTGTAGACTCAGAAGGGAATGCCTACGTGACTGGAAGAACCGCAAGTACTGATTTCCCAATTACTACGGGAGCATTTCAGACATTATATGGAGGTAATGTTGATGTCTTTGTTACGAAATTAAACTCTGCTGGTTCTTCGCTTCTTTATTCCACATATCTGGGTGGAACTTCTAACGATATTGGTTATGGAATCGCTGTAGATTCTGAAGGGAATGCCTACGTGACTGGGATGACCACCAATACTGATTTCCCCATGACTCCAGGGGCATTCCAGACAATATATGGGGGCTATGGAGATGCCTTTGTCACGAAACTTGACACTGCTGGTTCTTCCCTCCTCTATTCAACTTATCTAGGTGGAAGGGGCCAAGATGATTCACGTGCCATCGCATTAGATACAGGCGGGAATGCATACGTGGCTGGATGGACAGATGGATCGTTTCCCACAACCCCTGGATCATATCAGACATTATATGGAGGAGGGACTTGGGATTCATTTGTTACGAAACTTGACGCTGTTGGTTCTTCCCTCCTCTATTCTACCTATATTGGAGGATCAGGTTATGATGAAGGGTATGGAATCGCGGTAGATTCAGAAGGGATAGCATTCGTCACTGGAAGAACTGATGGTTTGTTTCCCACGTCTCCAGGAGCATTCCAGACAATATATGGAGGAGGTACCTGGGATGCCTTTGTTACGAAACTTGACGCTGCTGGCTCATCAGTTATTTTCTCCACATACATGGGTGGTGCATCAGGAGATGCAGGAGAAGGAGTCGATGTTGATTCAACCGGAAATGTATACGTGACCGGATATACATCAAGCATTAACTTTTCCACGACCCCAGGGTCATATCAAACAACATTTGGAGGTAGTAGTGATGTCTTTGTCACAAAACTAAACTCTACCGGTTCTTCCCTCCTCTATTCCACTTATTTGGGAGGAACAAGTGTTGAACGCGGTGAAGGGCTCATAATAGATCAGAATGGGAATGTATACTTGAATGGATACACAGCAAGTACCGACTTCCCAATAACTCCCGGGGCTTATCAGACAATTTCTGGAGGAAGCGTTGATGCTTTTATCACAAAATTAAACTCTACCGGTTCTTCCCTCCTCTATTCAACTTATTTTGGGGGTACAGGTTATGACGAGGGGCATGGAATCGTGATAGATACTGAAGGGAATGCATATGTAATTGGATATACTGATGGTTCATTTCCCACAACTCCAGAGTCATATCAACCAATACATGGGGGACAACAGGATGCTTTTATGGTAAAATTCTCTTTTTCAATTCTTTCTCCAACTATTACCTCAATCTCTCCCCTATCCGCCCCCAACACCACATTGGTCCAGTTCCGTATCACCGGCTCCAACTTCCAGTCCGCTCCTCTACCGATTGTGAATCTTTCTAAAACATTTAGAAATGGCTTGGTAAACATCACCGCAACGAATGTTGGCGTCCCAGATTTCAGAAATATTACCGGTACGTTTGATCTAACCGGGGCAAGAACGGGAACCTATGACCTTGTAGTAAAGAATGGTGATGGACAGATCGCTACGAAGAGCGGTTCTTTTGAGGTAACCGGCCCGTCAGTTAACCCAAAACTTGTAACCGATACTGCAATTGTAAGTGAGAGGTCTGCAATATTAAGCGGTCATATTACAAATGCCGAACCTGGTGTTGATTATCCGGTTAGTTTTAGGTATGAAGGTGGGGCAACTCCGAAGACAAAAGTTGGTTTATCTATTGTAAATCAAACGAACTCTACATATCGCCATATCCTTACCGAGCTCAGTCCAGGCACAACCTATTACTATCGTGCAGTTCACCGTGATTCTGCGGGTCCTGAAAATCCACATTTAATTGATGCTGATAATCTTGAGTCATTCGTAATTGGAGGTAGCCCGTCGCCAACCATCACTTCAATCTCTCCCCTATCCGCCCCCAACACCACATTGGTCCAGTTCCGTATCACCGGCTCCAACTTCCAGTCCGCTCCTCTACCGATTGTGAATCTTTCTAAAACATTTGGAGATGGCCAGATAAACATCACCGGGACGAATATTGCCGTCCTTGATTCCGGGAATATAACCGGCACATTTGATATTACCGGTAGAAGAACAGGAACGTATGATCTGGTTGTCAAGAATGGGGATGGACAGATCGCTGCGAAGAGCGGTTCTTTTGAGGTAACTGGTCAGAGTTCATCTGTCATTGTAAACTCAATCGAACCATCGACTTCTTTTAATGATGATATATATGGATTTATCATTCATGGTGCTGGGTTCATTGAAGAATCTCTTGTGACGATTGCAAGACCTGGGACCGCTATCACGCGGAGTTGTTTGTATGGCGGTCCTGACACGATCTCTGTAATATATCACCTCCAGGGTGTTCCTGCAGGGATATACAATGTTACAGTCACTAATCCTGATGGCAAGTTAGGAAAGATGGAGAATGCACTTACTATTGAAGATAAACCTCCCAAACCTTTAGATTCAAAGTTTATAGCCTCAGTCGCCTCCGGTAAGGTTCCTCTGGAGGTAACATTTTATGATCAGTCTGATGGTAATCCCACATCATGGCTATGGGAATTTGGCGATGGAATGATCTCCAATGAAAAAAATCCTACCCATACCTATGTCAATACAGGGTATTACACGGTGAACCTGACGGTAAGTGATGGAACAACCTCTCGAAAATTGTCCCTGCCTGATTACATAATCGGGACTCCGGATGATACAGGAGATAAGTTAAAAATTAATAGTGCCGTCTCATATGCAGCAGGTACAATAAACACTGACTATTGTGGTAATTCATTGACGTTCATCAATGATGTGTATCAGAATGGGTCAGGGTATGCGTTTGATTCACGGATTCAGAGTTTTGAGCAGGTAAAAGAGTTATTTAAAAGGGCTAACAGAAATCAGACCCTAATCCCACCGAAAGGATCTGTTGCAATGTATCAATCCGGAGACATGGCCTTTGCTTTGTCTGAAGGAGACGGGAATGTTATTGGCTGTGATATGAATCAGAAGATCATTCACAGGGGGTATAATCCGAATCCTGAAGGATATATTGGATGGGCGTTTCCGATTATTTCGGCACCGACGGTGCTGTATCCGATAAACAACACTGAGGTCAGCAATGACTTTGAAATGACTTGGAAACATCCGATTTGGTCTAATCAAACCGATATCAGCCATTATGAAATAAATATACAGGAGGTTTTAATGAGTTCTGATGAAAATGTTGGATTAGCACAAAATTCCTACACAGATATTGTGAATTATCCTGCTAATACTTACAAATTTCTTTTAACTGGTGGAAAGGCCTTTTCACTTAATATTTATACTTGCTATTATAATGGATTCAAATCAAAAGATGTAACCAAACTGTTCACTACAACTGAAATGGGTGAATGGGTTGAAGTTAATAGTCCGACTGGAGCCTATATTGTTAGGAATCCTATAATGATATCGGAATATCAAAATATTCCTCTTGATTTTAATTTTGAAAATGTTCCCGAAAATTTGAACACTAATAACCAATATTTTAAAAATCTTCAAAAAATTTTAAATTCAAATCCAATTACACAAATATCTGACATAGATTTTTATTATAAAAGACCATCAGAACAGGAGCCCGGCTCTCCGGGTTATGAAACTGATTTACTTGGAAGTAAAACTAAGAATTCATTAGAACTATTCAAAAAAATACACTCATTTGATGAAGAAATTGGAATATCTATTCTGGATGTGGAAAAAACACCGAAAACAATTACGAAGTTAAATGAGAATAAAAATACTTTACAGCATCAGCCTATTAAATTGATTCCAAATGGGTGGGTTATTCAAAATAAATTTGAATTGTTGAATGGTTACCAACACATTTATGATGTCACTGATAAAACGGATGGATGGATAAAGATCGATGAAATTCAGTCTTCAATTTCTGAAGACAGGGCTGTGCAGGTAATAAAGGAAGAATCCTCCAGAAAGCCGATTATTAGGGGATTAGTGGAAGAATTAATTCCCATTTTTCTTAAAGCGGGAAGGTCATTTAATTATCCACCTACCGAATTTCCTACTTATCTCGTAATTGCAAAGATTGCTCAAGAATCATGGATTGTTCATTATGATAATGATTTTATCACAATGGATCCATGGGGTAGGGGAATCGCTCGCATTGATGCAGATAAATATGTGGGGAAAGCTTTGGGTATTAGATGGTGGAATGATCATGGTGATATTGATACATGTCGGGATTTAGGTTGTTCTGAGAGCCCATTACCCACAAAAATCGGAGAATCAACCTATTGTCTTTATTGTCCTACTGATAACCCAAATTGTGTATGGGCATCGAGAACGAAGACAACTTGTGTAAAAAGATATCCCTCTGATTCATGCGGTGCTGAAAACATTAAAGATCGTTATAATTATCCTGGATGGAGTTGTGAGGCATGTACTCACTTCTACACAAATACAACACAGGGCATAAGAGCCAACATTGCTGACGGATTGTATGCTTTAAACGATCATTATAAATTAGTGAAAGATGGATATGAAAAGTGTATTAAGTCCGATAATAAGAATATTTGTGTTGGGCAGGAAGAAAAAACTTGTTTTTCATGTGAAGAATTTGCATGGATTTCTGCTTTACAGAGATATAATGGCTATAAAACCTACCCCGGGACATATTTATGTGATTCTTCAATTGGACTCTGCTATCAATTAAAAAACCGTATTAAGGATTTTTACTACAATAACGGTAATTATGATGATTATGAAACAGAAAAAAGTCAGATTGGTGGAAAAACAGTAAAAGAAGCTGCAGATGATTTCGCAAAGCGATTGGAAATTCTTGTAAGTCATTCTACAGAAATAAAAATGTGGAGTCCGATTGAACCACAAGTTATTGATTCTCTTGGAAGAATGACGGGAATATTAAATGGAGATGTGATTGAGGATATTCCTTTTTCTATTTATGATCCTGCTTTGGAGAGAATCTGGTTACCTGAAGATAATGACTCAATAATTTACCGCTTTATTGGGACGGAATCAAGTAATTACTCACTTTCTATCTCCAGTACAGAATTATTCAACGCATCAGGTATATTAACAAAAAAGAGGGAGGTTCATGAATATTCTATAAATTGGACAATGCTTCAGAAAAATGAAACAGGTGTTATGATTAAGATTGATAAAAATGGCGATGGTACTTTTGATACAATTGTATATTCTGATAAACACTGGAACCCTATAAAATCGAATTTTTCATCAAATATTACTAAAGGTTTTGTACCAACTGCTGTCTCATTTATTGATTTATCAATAAATTCACCCTCTCACTGGTTATGGACATTTGGCGATGGTACAAATTCAACTTTACAAAACCCCATTCATATCTATAAAATACCCGGTAATTACACAGTCTCGCTTACGGTTTCAAATGATTTAGGTATTGACACCTCGACCCAAATTGATTATATCATGTTAGCACCCTCTAATAATTTCATCACCTCCACCGCCTCCCCGAACGGCACCATCACCCCAGCAGGTTCAATCCCCGTCCCCGAAGGCTCTGATCAAACTTTCACCATCACCCCAAATCCCGGTTTCTATATCCATGACGTTCAGGTCGACAATCAAAC comes from Methanospirillum hungatei and encodes:
- a CDS encoding SBBP repeat-containing protein produces the protein MMLIQGVHAGHISGTISGEPVLFTSSENQLIPDNKERNESITVQMAALPLSFIPNDGQTDPNVWFMVRGSGTSFSFTNTSMLFSMEKSPDATNETFVVITQTFIGANESTHITGEDVLPGTANFFIGNDPDAWRSNLSTYGAVRYHDLYPGIDLLYCGNGSVLKREFIVASGVDPALIQMEYHGADSISIDQNGNLNITTGQGSMTESQPVCFQEIDGNRVDVEARYVLLDDKKLTIEIDTYNPEYELVIDPDLIYSTYLGRVYNENGYGITVDSEGNAYVTGRTASTDFPITTGAFQTLYGGNVDVFVTKLNSAGSSLLYSTYLGGTSNDIGYGIAVDSEGNAYVTGMTTNTDFPMTPGAFQTIYGGYGDAFVTKLDTAGSSLLYSTYLGGRGQDDSRAIALDTGGNAYVAGWTDGSFPTTPGSYQTLYGGGTWDSFVTKLDAVGSSLLYSTYIGGSGYDEGYGIAVDSEGIAFVTGRTDGLFPTSPGAFQTIYGGGTWDAFVTKLDAAGSSVIFSTYMGGASGDAGEGVDVDSTGNVYVTGYTSSINFSTTPGSYQTTFGGSSDVFVTKLNSTGSSLLYSTYLGGTSVERGEGLIIDQNGNVYLNGYTASTDFPITPGAYQTISGGSVDAFITKLNSTGSSLLYSTYFGGTGYDEGHGIVIDTEGNAYVIGYTDGSFPTTPESYQPIHGGQQDAFMVKFSFSILSPTITSISPLSAPNTTLVQFRITGSNFQSAPLPIVNLSKTFRNGLVNITATNVGVPDFRNITGTFDLTGARTGTYDLVVKNGDGQIATKSGSFEVTGPSVNPKLVTDTAIVSERSAILSGHITNAEPGVDYPVSFRYEGGATPKTKVGLSIVNQTNSTYRHILTELSPGTTYYYRAVHRDSAGPENPHLIDADNLESFVIGGSPSPTITSISPLSAPNTTLVQFRITGSNFQSAPLPIVNLSKTFGDGQINITGTNIAVLDSGNITGTFDITGRRTGTYDLVVKNGDGQIAAKSGSFEVTGQSSSVIVNSIEPSTSFNDDIYGFIIHGAGFIEESLVTIARPGTAITRSCLYGGPDTISVIYHLQGVPAGIYNVTVTNPDGKLGKMENALTIEDKPPKPLDSKFIASVASGKVPLEVTFYDQSDGNPTSWLWEFGDGMISNEKNPTHTYVNTGYYTVNLTVSDGTTSRKLSLPDYIIGTPDDTGDKLKINSAVSYAAGTINTDYCGNSLTFINDVYQNGSGYAFDSRIQSFEQVKELFKRANRNQTLIPPKGSVAMYQSGDMAFALSEGDGNVIGCDMNQKIIHRGYNPNPEGYIGWAFPIISAPTVLYPINNTEVSNDFEMTWKHPIWSNQTDISHYEINIQEVLMSSDENVGLAQNSYTDIVNYPANTYKFLLTGGKAFSLNIYTCYYNGFKSKDVTKLFTTTEMGEWVEVNSPTGAYIVRNPIMISEYQNIPLDFNFENVPENLNTNNQYFKNLQKILNSNPITQISDIDFYYKRPSEQEPGSPGYETDLLGSKTKNSLELFKKIHSFDEEIGISILDVEKTPKTITKLNENKNTLQHQPIKLIPNGWVIQNKFELLNGYQHIYDVTDKTDGWIKIDEIQSSISEDRAVQVIKEESSRKPIIRGLVEELIPIFLKAGRSFNYPPTEFPTYLVIAKIAQESWIVHYDNDFITMDPWGRGIARIDADKYVGKALGIRWWNDHGDIDTCRDLGCSESPLPTKIGESTYCLYCPTDNPNCVWASRTKTTCVKRYPSDSCGAENIKDRYNYPGWSCEACTHFYTNTTQGIRANIADGLYALNDHYKLVKDGYEKCIKSDNKNICVGQEEKTCFSCEEFAWISALQRYNGYKTYPGTYLCDSSIGLCYQLKNRIKDFYYNNGNYDDYETEKSQIGGKTVKEAADDFAKRLEILVSHSTEIKMWSPIEPQVIDSLGRMTGILNGDVIEDIPFSIYDPALERIWLPEDNDSIIYRFIGTESSNYSLSISSTELFNASGILTKKREVHEYSINWTMLQKNETGVMIKIDKNGDGTFDTIVYSDKHWNPIKSNFSSNITKGFVPTAVSFIDLSINSPSHWLWTFGDGTNSTLQNPIHIYKIPGNYTVSLTVSNDLGIDTSTQIDYIMLAPSNNFITSTASPNGTITPAGSIPVPEGSDQTFTITPNPGFYIHDVQVDNQTVGAVAKYIFRNVTTNHTIHSDFTDIPGQYEINATADSWSIVYPSGNISYPVGTNKTYITQPKPGADLVDVVVDDESEGAIKTRPFTNISSDHRMATEGTPSPGQIHVSFNATPTTGTPPLEVSFRDQSIGDPISWYWQFGDGGISSDKDPVHQYKIPGIFTVSLRAYNNQTAGYQVMNNFIQVKG